In a genomic window of Pseudomonas mohnii:
- the pyk gene encoding pyruvate kinase — protein MTPDKKVKILATLGPATDGIDDIRELVQAGVNIFRLNFSHGDHADHAQRYQWIREVERQLNYPLGILMDLQGPKLRVGKFAEGKVQLVRGQALRLDLDTTPGDERRVNLPHPEIIAALEPGMDLLLDDGKLRLRVVTQYADAIDTTVLNGGELSDRKGVNVPQAVLDLSPLTAKDRRDLSFGLELGVDWVALSFVQRPDDIREARALIGDRAFLMAKIEKPSAVTQLREIAELSDAIMVARGDLGVEVPAESVPQIQKNIISTCRQLGKPVVVATQMLESMRFSPAPTRAEVTDVANAVAEGADAVMLSAETASGEYPLEAVQMMSKIIRQVENGPDYQTQLDVSRPKAEATVSDAISCAIRRISNVLPVAVLVNYSESGASTLRAARERPTVPILNLTPNLQTARRLSVAWGVHSVVNDRLRQVDEVCSTALEIAQAQGMAQRGDTLLITAGVPFGQPGSTNSLRIETLI, from the coding sequence ACGACATCCGCGAGCTGGTGCAGGCCGGGGTCAACATCTTCCGCCTGAACTTCAGCCACGGCGATCACGCCGACCACGCCCAGCGCTATCAGTGGATCCGTGAAGTCGAGCGTCAGCTGAATTACCCGCTGGGCATCCTGATGGACCTGCAAGGCCCGAAACTGCGGGTCGGCAAGTTCGCCGAGGGCAAGGTGCAACTGGTACGCGGCCAGGCCCTGCGCCTGGACCTCGACACCACGCCGGGCGATGAGCGCCGGGTCAACCTGCCGCACCCGGAAATCATCGCCGCGCTGGAGCCGGGCATGGACCTGCTGCTGGACGACGGCAAGCTGCGCCTGCGGGTGGTCACCCAATACGCCGACGCCATCGACACCACCGTGCTCAATGGCGGCGAACTGTCGGATCGCAAAGGGGTGAACGTGCCGCAAGCGGTGCTCGACCTGAGCCCGTTGACCGCCAAGGATCGCCGCGACTTGAGCTTCGGTCTCGAACTCGGTGTGGACTGGGTGGCACTGTCGTTCGTGCAACGGCCGGACGACATCCGCGAAGCCCGCGCCCTGATCGGCGACAGAGCGTTCTTGATGGCCAAGATCGAGAAACCGTCGGCGGTCACCCAACTGCGGGAAATCGCCGAGTTAAGCGACGCGATCATGGTTGCCCGCGGCGACCTCGGCGTGGAGGTGCCGGCCGAAAGCGTGCCGCAGATCCAGAAAAACATCATCAGCACGTGTCGCCAGCTCGGTAAACCGGTGGTGGTGGCAACGCAGATGCTCGAGTCGATGCGTTTCTCGCCGGCCCCAACCCGCGCCGAAGTCACAGACGTGGCCAACGCCGTGGCCGAAGGTGCGGACGCGGTGATGCTGTCGGCGGAAACCGCCTCCGGCGAATACCCGCTGGAAGCCGTGCAGATGATGAGCAAAATCATCCGTCAGGTGGAAAACGGGCCGGACTACCAGACCCAGCTGGACGTTAGCCGACCGAAAGCCGAAGCGACCGTTTCCGATGCGATCAGCTGCGCGATCCGTCGCATCAGCAATGTGCTGCCGGTGGCGGTGCTGGTCAATTACAGCGAGTCCGGCGCGTCGACCCTGCGGGCGGCACGGGAGCGGCCGACGGTGCCGATCCTCAACCTGACGCCGAACCTGCAAACCGCCCGTCGCCTGAGCGTGGCATGGGGCGTGCACTCGGTGGTCAACGATCGCCTGCGCCAGGTCGATGAAGTCTGCTCGACGGCGCTGGAGATCGCCCAGGCCCAGGGCATGGCCCAGCGTGGCGACACGTTGTTGATCACGGCGGGTGTGCCGTTTGGGCAGCCGGGATCGACTAACTCTTTGCGCATCGAGACGTTGATCTAG